From the genome of Vibrio porteresiae DSM 19223, one region includes:
- a CDS encoding LuxR C-terminal-related transcriptional regulator — MLRLSLLHRISTLNTPVVIINGLPGTGKSTLLKQLAKQRHQQVFSTLPNPADVPVGELLIWDPAGQSFQLHLQQVMDLVPALEQRSQTLIMSAAWVGETQWLTNALLYEKITLVEQRHLMLTEHDIGEAYPHSDAQTIWRDTRGWAVLAANWEKRGEERIMHSWTDFVRNRIMPLLPFHEQRLLVALGFETTIHRQSITTDTLHLEALEPLIELTQHNEFALGVPFLRPILQTIAKQETRLYQDAMRLVSRHYYLNGERVKAITTALQSNHFDLALRWFNESGGGVYGYHHGFDELEDILRHFPTMLLNQELSLAWANVILLFKRQKFLAARSFIEHLPQQNKTHFESDEERGIFTLIKSKYFAYFRSNTEAAQLKQFTQLESWLASNPGALMNYYGTLSIYHSNIGEWFKASLLLEKELLLATQYKVPYLIFFCHFNMARLNLRMGYPQKSAHHVEQAEIALKRTTFSSHLSYELNFVTLAQGMIALNQGDIHAAQVDWKRVSVLRQHSEIWPEFLSQIHLFGITTKLLTRDIEGAALLLDELRYEYFSNFADDHATIFYRLLTVLILQQQERWVEAQQHLDAISQSNYAVAGNYHLFHLWLKRRNQVGLICIHQHKGANDLPHNELFQYPYNEIQFLVQDLKLYWHKRDYQKLTRPAIDLLQRCHQLTLWSPLLLEQHWLNSALNWIWKKEKYRYTNTSFEQAYRHWQKLYQPFGQAQPIDELTSKQLQIILRLAEGLSNKQIAQYCGISESTVKFHLKNLFKTYEIKNRQDLLGLARIKGWIQ, encoded by the coding sequence ATGTTAAGACTCTCTTTACTGCATCGCATCAGCACCTTAAACACACCAGTGGTGATCATCAACGGCTTGCCGGGCACAGGCAAATCCACGCTGCTAAAACAACTTGCCAAGCAGCGCCACCAGCAGGTGTTTAGCACTCTGCCCAATCCCGCCGATGTTCCTGTCGGCGAGCTATTGATTTGGGATCCTGCAGGTCAAAGCTTTCAACTGCATCTGCAGCAAGTGATGGATTTGGTTCCAGCCCTTGAGCAACGTAGCCAAACCCTAATAATGAGCGCCGCTTGGGTGGGGGAGACGCAGTGGCTGACCAACGCCCTACTCTATGAAAAAATCACCTTGGTAGAGCAGCGCCATTTGATGCTGACCGAACACGATATTGGTGAAGCGTATCCACACAGTGACGCTCAGACAATTTGGCGTGATACCCGCGGCTGGGCAGTGCTCGCCGCCAACTGGGAAAAGCGTGGTGAAGAGCGCATCATGCACTCTTGGACCGATTTTGTGCGTAACCGCATTATGCCGCTGCTGCCATTTCACGAACAAAGGCTACTGGTTGCGCTCGGTTTTGAAACCACGATTCATCGCCAATCCATCACGACCGACACCTTGCATTTAGAAGCGTTAGAGCCGCTCATCGAACTCACGCAACACAATGAGTTTGCGCTTGGCGTTCCGTTTCTGCGCCCAATTTTACAAACCATTGCCAAACAAGAGACTCGCCTATATCAAGACGCGATGCGGTTAGTCTCACGGCACTACTATCTCAATGGCGAGCGAGTCAAAGCCATCACTACCGCGCTGCAAAGTAACCACTTTGATTTGGCGTTGCGCTGGTTTAACGAAAGCGGCGGTGGTGTGTACGGCTATCATCATGGTTTTGATGAGCTCGAAGATATTCTGCGCCATTTCCCCACCATGCTACTTAATCAAGAACTTTCCCTTGCGTGGGCAAATGTGATCTTGCTGTTTAAACGTCAGAAGTTTCTCGCTGCACGCAGCTTTATCGAACATCTGCCGCAGCAGAACAAAACGCATTTTGAATCCGATGAAGAGCGCGGCATTTTCACCTTAATTAAAAGCAAATATTTTGCCTATTTTCGCTCCAATACCGAGGCGGCGCAGCTGAAGCAATTTACTCAATTAGAGAGCTGGCTGGCGAGCAACCCTGGTGCGCTGATGAACTATTACGGCACCTTATCGATTTATCACTCCAACATTGGAGAATGGTTTAAGGCCTCGCTACTACTAGAGAAAGAGCTGCTGCTCGCCACCCAATACAAAGTGCCCTATTTGATCTTCTTTTGCCATTTCAATATGGCGCGCTTAAACCTGCGCATGGGTTATCCGCAAAAATCGGCGCACCATGTTGAACAAGCCGAAATAGCCCTTAAACGAACTACCTTTAGCTCACATCTTAGTTACGAGTTAAACTTCGTCACGCTGGCTCAAGGCATGATTGCCCTAAACCAAGGCGACATTCATGCTGCTCAAGTTGATTGGAAACGGGTCAGCGTATTGCGCCAACACTCGGAAATATGGCCAGAGTTTTTAAGTCAGATTCACCTATTTGGCATCACCACCAAATTACTCACCCGTGATATTGAAGGCGCAGCGTTATTGCTTGATGAGCTGCGTTACGAATATTTTTCTAACTTTGCCGATGACCATGCCACTATCTTCTATCGCTTGCTCACCGTGCTGATTTTGCAGCAGCAGGAACGTTGGGTTGAAGCCCAGCAACATCTTGATGCCATTTCGCAAAGCAACTATGCGGTCGCTGGCAACTACCACCTGTTTCATCTGTGGCTAAAGAGGCGCAACCAAGTTGGGCTTATCTGCATTCACCAACACAAAGGCGCTAACGATCTGCCGCACAATGAGTTATTTCAATACCCATACAACGAAATTCAGTTTTTGGTGCAGGATTTGAAGCTCTATTGGCACAAACGGGATTATCAAAAACTGACTCGACCGGCTATTGACCTTTTGCAACGTTGCCATCAATTAACGCTGTGGAGCCCGCTCCTTCTGGAACAGCACTGGTTAAACAGCGCCCTCAATTGGATATGGAAGAAAGAGAAGTATCGCTACACCAACACCTCGTTTGAGCAGGCGTATCGTCACTGGCAAAAGCTTTATCAGCCCTTTGGTCAAGCTCAACCAATTGACGAACTCACCAGTAAACAGCTGCAGATCATTTTGCGTTTGGCGGAAGGTTTATCGAATAAGCAGATCGCGCAATATTGTGGGATCAGCGAAAGCACGGTGAAGTTTCATCTCAAAAATCTGTTTAAGACCTATGAAATAAAAAATCGCCAGGACCTACTGGGACTGGCGAGGATCAAAGGTTGGATCCAATAA
- a CDS encoding sugar porter family MFS transporter gives MSVSQHYNLKYISMICGVAALGGLLFGYDTAVISGAINPIKHYFHLDSVGVGWAVSNVAIGCIIGAFASGSLAHKVGRKKALVIAALLFTISALGAALVDSFAWFIAYRMLGGLAVGLASAISPMYMSEVSPKEIRGRALSMQNFAIVGGQVVIFVVNFFIAQGASQQWLSSMGWRVMIGSEVIPCIAFCLFVLFIPESPRWLVAVKRQQEAFTILEKIGGTHYAQQTLANIEDSLTQDHQSKQSKAEKKHLLHQRRFWLFAFLACTVAFIQQASGVNVMMYFAPVVLEKVTGNTDTAMFLTIWIGVFQLIGTVIGSMLMDKIGRLPLLKVGSVGAVIGLLLTSYFMYHSSGVTGTAALTSGYYTLMGMLVFMLFFSLSWGLGAWIVISEIFPNRMRAVGMSLAITMMWITNFIIGLVFPILNENAWLTSHFHGAFPMWIFAAIMVLATLFTFRFLPETKGVQLEKMEEHVMNYLHRPSNTPELDKGTYKPRTAKTKPSRESKNRLNYGHSVKGTGFANSRLAKSSIANPRYGASRLSRSRLTTGE, from the coding sequence ATGTCTGTCAGTCAGCATTACAATTTAAAGTACATATCGATGATCTGCGGCGTTGCCGCACTGGGTGGATTACTGTTTGGTTATGACACGGCGGTCATTTCCGGCGCAATCAATCCCATCAAACACTACTTTCATCTCGATTCCGTTGGTGTGGGTTGGGCAGTTTCCAACGTCGCTATCGGCTGTATTATCGGGGCATTTGCCTCAGGCTCATTAGCTCATAAAGTGGGGCGTAAAAAGGCGCTCGTTATCGCCGCCCTCCTCTTTACCATCTCTGCACTGGGTGCAGCATTAGTTGATTCCTTTGCGTGGTTTATCGCCTATCGCATGCTGGGTGGCTTAGCCGTTGGTCTTGCATCGGCAATATCCCCCATGTACATGAGTGAAGTGTCGCCCAAAGAAATTCGTGGCCGGGCACTGAGTATGCAAAACTTCGCGATTGTTGGTGGGCAAGTAGTGATCTTTGTCGTTAACTTTTTTATCGCGCAAGGCGCGTCGCAACAATGGCTCTCGTCAATGGGCTGGCGTGTCATGATTGGTTCTGAAGTGATCCCGTGCATCGCCTTTTGTCTGTTTGTTCTGTTCATCCCTGAATCACCACGCTGGTTAGTAGCAGTAAAACGTCAGCAAGAAGCTTTTACGATTTTAGAAAAAATTGGGGGGACGCACTACGCGCAGCAAACCCTCGCTAATATTGAAGATTCATTAACACAAGACCATCAAAGTAAACAGAGCAAAGCTGAGAAGAAACATTTGCTCCATCAACGTCGCTTTTGGTTATTTGCCTTTTTGGCCTGTACGGTAGCATTCATTCAGCAAGCCAGTGGCGTTAACGTGATGATGTACTTTGCCCCTGTCGTGTTAGAAAAAGTGACGGGCAACACGGATACCGCGATGTTTTTAACCATTTGGATTGGTGTGTTCCAGCTGATTGGTACTGTCATCGGTTCTATGCTTATGGACAAAATTGGCCGTCTACCACTGCTTAAAGTGGGTTCGGTCGGTGCAGTAATAGGTTTACTTCTCACCTCTTACTTCATGTACCACAGCAGTGGTGTAACTGGCACTGCCGCTTTAACCAGCGGTTACTACACCTTGATGGGCATGTTGGTCTTTATGCTGTTTTTCTCGCTCTCTTGGGGGTTAGGTGCATGGATTGTTATCTCAGAGATTTTTCCGAACCGTATGCGTGCCGTCGGTATGTCTTTAGCGATCACCATGATGTGGATTACTAACTTTATCATTGGCTTAGTATTCCCAATCCTGAATGAGAATGCGTGGTTAACCTCTCATTTCCATGGCGCGTTTCCAATGTGGATCTTCGCCGCCATTATGGTCCTAGCAACGCTCTTTACCTTCCGTTTCTTACCAGAAACCAAAGGCGTGCAGTTAGAAAAAATGGAAGAGCACGTGATGAACTATCTTCATCGCCCATCCAACACGCCAGAGCTGGATAAAGGCACTTACAAACCACGCACTGCGAAAACTAAGCCAAGTCGTGAGAGCAAAAATCGCCTCAATTACGGTCACTCTGTTAAAGGTACTGGCTTTGCCAATAGCCGTTTAGCGAAAAGCAGCATCGCCAATCCAAGGTATGGGGCAAGCCGTTTATCACGCAGCCGTTTAACCACAGGAGAATAA